The Propionibacterium freudenreichii subsp. freudenreichii genome contains a region encoding:
- the budA gene encoding acetolactate decarboxylase — protein sequence MTTTAKNTATSDPQGHRRPARGAAPRAHRARHSPVVRHEVFQTSLMSALLDGIYDGDMTLAELLGHGNFGLGTFEALDGEMIILDSVPWQLRVDGSVTRASLDQLTPFATVTNFVPSISEEIKGPLTRAELSELVDHLGVSANYLYGLRITGDFEWITTRTVRRQKRPFPPMSQTTSDEPVVRQTQTSGVMAGFRTPLFEQGINVAGCHVHYVNNEHTHGGHVVDFVMNSGLIEVCLGTDLRVRLPLSEAFQDADLAPDDLDEQVRAAEHH from the coding sequence ATGACAACCACGGCCAAGAACACGGCAACCTCGGACCCGCAGGGCCACAGGCGTCCCGCCCGCGGTGCGGCACCCCGTGCCCATCGTGCCCGGCACAGCCCGGTGGTGCGCCATGAGGTGTTCCAGACCTCACTGATGAGCGCACTGCTCGACGGCATCTATGACGGCGACATGACCCTGGCCGAGCTGCTCGGCCACGGCAACTTCGGGTTGGGCACCTTCGAGGCGCTCGACGGCGAGATGATCATTCTCGACTCCGTGCCCTGGCAGTTGCGCGTGGACGGCTCGGTGACCCGGGCGAGCCTCGACCAGCTGACGCCCTTCGCCACGGTCACCAATTTCGTGCCCAGTATCAGCGAGGAGATCAAGGGGCCCCTGACCCGCGCCGAGCTCAGCGAACTGGTCGACCACCTGGGTGTCTCGGCCAACTACCTGTACGGGCTGCGCATCACCGGTGACTTCGAATGGATCACCACGCGCACCGTGCGTCGCCAGAAGAGGCCCTTCCCCCCGATGTCGCAGACCACCAGCGACGAGCCGGTGGTGCGCCAGACGCAGACCAGCGGTGTGATGGCCGGATTCCGCACGCCGTTGTTCGAGCAGGGCATCAACGTGGCCGGGTGCCATGTGCACTATGTCAACAATGAACACACCCACGGCGGACATGTCGTGGACTTCGTCATGAACTCCGGGCTGATCGAGGTCTGCCTCGGCACCGATCTTCGCGTGCGGCTGCCCCTGTCGGAGGCCTTCCAGGATGCCGATCTGGCCCCCGACGACCTCGACGAGCAGGTCAGGGCGGCCGAACACCACTGA